In one window of Pelosinus sp. IPA-1 DNA:
- a CDS encoding efflux RND transporter permease subunit, with the protein MKSFNLTEWSLNHKQLIYYFLTVIFLGGLFAYQNLGRMEDPDFTIRQMVVSVAWPGATARQIEEQVTDKIEKKLQDTPGLDYLKSYSLPGQSVIYVTLKEDTVTADKVRPIWLEVRNMVNDIKTTLPQGVDGPYFNDQFDDVFGCIYALTGDGYSYEDLREQAETIRRTLLTVPSIKKVDLLGVQAEKIYIEIESAKLSQLGLAPSDITSAVTAQNAMAASGMIETASDNVYLRVSGMFENIDDLKNLPLRSNERTFRLGDIAKIERKYIDPPAPKMFYNGQPAIGLALSMEKGGNVLALGKSLEQSTAQIKENLPLGLELHTVTNQPTVVKEAINEFVKTLAEAIGIVLLVSFVSLGLRSGFIVALCIPLVITGVFIIMDMLGIALHKVSLGALIIALGLLVDDAIIAIEMMIVKLEQGWSRFDAACHAYTATAFPMLTGTLITCAGFIPVGFSKGSASEFVGSIFSVITIALLISWVVSVMAAPLFGYRLLKVTPADHAAEQDVYNKSFYRLFKRLLSWCLSHRRQVLAATVLCFVGSLLLMGLLKQEFFPAATRPELIVELQLPEGASPQAIEQEAAKFANRFAEDDRIASYTYYLGGGAPRFVLTADPAVENSNFAQFVFVAKDLASRLELQKKVQSLFATEFTSVRGHTKIIQSGTTDPYPVMLRISGPNHDKVRNIAGKARNILASDPNLTDISLDWNEKSKVLRLDIDQAKARALGIDNQALSASLQALLSGVGVGEFREKDKTVGIVFRVDPESRQDLSRLKDLNIHIGGGRFVPLDQIAKIRYEAEEGMIWRRDLKTMITVQADTAEGVLGEDAAIGAYERLQELRTSLPSGYSIKIGGSAETSENAIRWLLQPVPAMVVIIITLLMFQLHNIPKMLMTLLTAPLGMIGVTPALLLTGRPMGFVVQLGILALAGIIIRNSVILIDQIDRHIDAGEPLWDAIINATVSRFRPIMLTAAAAILGMLPLVSSIFWGPMAVAIAGGLFVATILTLIVLPVMYAVWYKSTPSYENLPDITPPIGRP; encoded by the coding sequence ATGAAATCCTTTAATTTGACCGAATGGAGCCTCAACCACAAACAACTGATTTATTATTTCCTCACTGTCATTTTCCTTGGAGGACTGTTCGCCTATCAGAATCTCGGTCGGATGGAAGACCCGGACTTTACCATCCGCCAGATGGTCGTATCGGTGGCGTGGCCTGGCGCAACCGCCCGCCAGATAGAGGAACAGGTAACCGATAAAATTGAAAAAAAATTACAGGATACACCGGGGCTGGATTACCTGAAAAGCTATTCGTTGCCTGGACAATCCGTAATATATGTAACCCTGAAAGAAGATACGGTTACCGCGGACAAGGTACGGCCCATCTGGCTGGAAGTGCGCAATATGGTCAATGACATCAAGACCACCCTACCGCAGGGCGTCGACGGTCCTTACTTCAATGACCAGTTTGATGATGTGTTCGGCTGCATCTACGCCCTAACCGGTGACGGCTACAGCTATGAAGACCTGCGGGAACAGGCAGAAACCATCCGCCGAACCTTACTGACAGTACCCAGTATAAAAAAAGTGGATCTGCTTGGCGTACAGGCGGAGAAGATTTATATTGAGATCGAATCCGCCAAATTGTCGCAATTGGGGCTTGCCCCATCCGACATTACCAGTGCCGTGACGGCGCAAAACGCCATGGCGGCGTCTGGCATGATCGAAACCGCTTCCGATAACGTTTATCTGCGTGTCTCCGGTATGTTCGAAAATATCGATGATTTGAAAAATCTACCGCTGCGTTCCAATGAACGCACCTTCCGTCTTGGTGATATCGCCAAAATTGAACGCAAGTACATTGACCCACCGGCGCCGAAAATGTTTTACAACGGACAGCCAGCTATCGGTTTGGCACTTTCCATGGAAAAAGGAGGTAACGTTCTTGCCCTGGGAAAATCCCTGGAACAAAGCACGGCTCAAATCAAAGAGAATCTGCCGCTCGGACTGGAGCTACATACGGTTACCAATCAGCCCACCGTTGTTAAAGAAGCCATCAACGAATTCGTCAAAACGCTGGCGGAGGCGATAGGCATTGTCCTTCTGGTTAGTTTTGTCAGTCTGGGCCTTCGTTCCGGCTTCATTGTGGCACTCTGCATCCCGCTGGTTATTACCGGCGTATTCATTATCATGGACATGCTGGGCATTGCCTTGCACAAAGTCTCTCTGGGGGCGCTGATTATCGCCCTGGGCCTTTTGGTGGATGACGCCATTATTGCCATTGAAATGATGATCGTGAAGCTGGAACAGGGCTGGAGCCGGTTTGATGCCGCCTGCCACGCTTATACAGCAACCGCCTTTCCCATGCTGACTGGCACTCTTATCACCTGCGCCGGATTCATTCCAGTCGGTTTTTCCAAGGGAAGCGCCTCCGAATTTGTCGGCAGCATTTTCTCGGTCATCACCATCGCCCTCCTGATATCCTGGGTGGTCTCCGTTATGGCCGCTCCCCTATTTGGGTATCGGTTGCTTAAGGTTACCCCTGCCGATCACGCGGCAGAACAGGATGTGTACAATAAATCCTTTTACCGCCTGTTTAAACGTCTGCTGAGCTGGTGTCTGTCCCATCGTCGTCAGGTATTGGCAGCCACCGTCCTCTGCTTTGTCGGCTCGCTCCTCCTCATGGGACTACTTAAACAGGAATTCTTCCCGGCTGCCACCCGTCCCGAACTCATCGTGGAATTGCAGCTACCGGAAGGCGCCTCCCCGCAGGCAATCGAACAGGAAGCCGCGAAATTCGCCAATCGGTTTGCCGAAGATGATAGAATTGCCAGCTATACCTATTATCTGGGAGGCGGAGCACCGCGTTTTGTGCTGACAGCTGACCCAGCTGTTGAGAATTCAAATTTTGCCCAATTTGTTTTTGTCGCAAAAGATTTAGCATCCCGCCTAGAGCTGCAGAAAAAAGTCCAATCCCTCTTTGCCACGGAATTTACCAGCGTGCGCGGGCACACCAAGATTATTCAGTCCGGCACGACCGACCCTTATCCGGTTATGCTCCGGATCAGTGGCCCAAATCACGACAAAGTCCGGAACATTGCCGGGAAAGCTAGGAATATCCTCGCTTCTGACCCCAACCTTACCGATATCAGCCTGGACTGGAATGAAAAAAGCAAAGTTCTGCGCCTGGACATAGATCAGGCCAAGGCCCGTGCTCTGGGCATAGATAATCAGGCGTTGTCAGCCAGCCTTCAGGCGCTGTTGTCCGGCGTGGGTGTCGGGGAATTCCGGGAAAAGGATAAAACGGTCGGTATTGTGTTCCGCGTAGACCCGGAAAGCCGCCAGGACCTTTCCCGCCTCAAGGATCTTAATATTCACATCGGCGGCGGCCGCTTTGTACCGCTGGATCAGATCGCCAAAATCCGTTATGAGGCTGAAGAAGGCATGATCTGGCGGCGTGATTTAAAAACGATGATTACTGTTCAGGCCGACACTGCGGAAGGTGTCCTGGGAGAAGATGCGGCGATAGGTGCTTATGAACGCTTACAAGAGCTTCGCACTTCCCTGCCGTCAGGCTACAGCATCAAAATCGGCGGTTCCGCCGAAACCAGTGAAAATGCTATACGCTGGCTGCTTCAACCTGTACCGGCCATGGTCGTCATCATCATTACCCTGCTGATGTTTCAGTTACACAACATTCCCAAGATGCTCATGACCCTCTTGACAGCACCGCTGGGAATGATCGGCGTAACCCCGGCGCTCTTACTGACCGGACGCCCGATGGGCTTTGTCGTGCAACTGGGCATTTTGGCACTCGCCGGAATTATCATCCGAAACTCGGTTATACTGATTGATCAGATTGACCGGCATATCGACGCCGGCGAACCGTTATGGGATGCGATCATCAATGCAACCGTCAGCCGCTTTCGTCCCATCATGCTCACTGCTGCAGCGGCGATCCTGGGCATGCTTCCGTTAGTATCCAGCATTTTCTGGGGACCCATGGCCGTCGCTATCGCCGGCGGGCTCTTTGTTGCCACTATTTTGACCCTCATAGTTTTACCGGTCATGTATGCGGTTTGGTATAAGTCCACGCCATCCTATGAAAACCTCCCCGATATCACGCCACCAATTGGGAGGCCATAA
- a CDS encoding cyclic lactone autoinducer peptide → MQKLKLYLLRYAATSMLAASTLFILPACMTGMYQPQVPEHLQDHE, encoded by the coding sequence TTGCAAAAATTAAAACTATACTTGTTGCGTTATGCAGCTACATCAATGCTTGCCGCTTCAACTCTATTTATTCTTCCAGCGTGCATGACTGGCATGTACCAACCGCAAGTTCCAGAGCATTTACAAGATCACGAATAA
- a CDS encoding ATP-binding protein, with amino-acid sequence MPEIDFTMIMFNSFPEAMVLAWLSLSLLGMRPSFRQILLIGGGQTLVVMFLFLVLGKWTSIPFGVHTVIQVVTLSLLMYAIMRIPYKSSCLAALLGISIFSCIESWVMPLYIFVTGHSVTAFSNNWWLRMPYFILQMLIDIVVIFLIRWFNFGLPEGVDAGRNKKLLWLAALLLTQSLLINFFCWRYYLAYTDYFQAPIHLYFILINAIVPLITMIIIRQFMAFIRREAENKAQLGTLGHVEELLNTMRGQRHDFSHELQVIYGLLEVQEYQEARSYLKKSVEEVAATSELVKTDNLGVTALLYTKTGLAEARKINLHITVETSLQNSPLEARDINLILGNLIDNALEAADKLPVPERRVEVIIGQGLDGYVLEVKNYGPLIPSPMVASIFMPGFSTKGEGRGMGLYNVQKIVNKYSGNIHVISDNEGTCFRVVIPLGQSGNRRI; translated from the coding sequence ATGCCAGAAATTGATTTTACCATGATTATGTTTAATTCTTTTCCAGAAGCTATGGTGTTAGCATGGTTAAGTTTGTCGCTTCTGGGGATGAGGCCTAGCTTTCGCCAAATTCTGTTGATTGGAGGAGGGCAGACTCTAGTTGTAATGTTTCTTTTTTTGGTTCTCGGAAAGTGGACGTCTATTCCCTTCGGCGTACATACGGTAATACAGGTGGTGACTCTTTCGTTACTAATGTATGCTATAATGCGAATTCCATATAAAAGTAGTTGCTTAGCTGCTTTGCTAGGAATTAGTATTTTTAGCTGTATTGAATCTTGGGTGATGCCTTTATACATTTTTGTAACAGGACATTCTGTTACCGCTTTTTCAAATAACTGGTGGTTACGGATGCCTTATTTCATTTTGCAAATGTTAATTGACATAGTGGTTATTTTTCTGATACGTTGGTTTAATTTTGGGCTGCCAGAGGGAGTGGACGCTGGACGCAACAAGAAGTTACTTTGGCTAGCGGCTCTATTACTTACACAGTCGTTATTAATAAACTTTTTTTGTTGGCGATATTATCTTGCTTACACGGATTATTTCCAAGCTCCTATACATTTATATTTTATCTTGATAAATGCAATAGTACCGCTCATAACTATGATTATTATCAGGCAATTCATGGCCTTCATTCGTCGGGAGGCGGAGAATAAAGCACAACTTGGCACACTCGGCCATGTTGAGGAACTACTGAATACGATGCGGGGACAGCGCCACGATTTTAGTCACGAATTACAGGTGATATACGGTTTGCTGGAAGTGCAGGAATACCAAGAGGCCAGAAGCTATTTAAAAAAGAGTGTGGAGGAAGTTGCGGCTACTTCTGAATTGGTGAAGACCGACAATCTAGGTGTTACGGCACTATTGTATACTAAGACTGGTTTGGCAGAAGCTCGAAAGATCAATTTGCATATTACAGTGGAAACCAGTTTGCAGAATTCTCCCTTGGAAGCGAGAGATATCAATCTGATTTTAGGAAATCTGATTGATAATGCCCTGGAGGCAGCAGACAAATTACCTGTGCCGGAAAGACGGGTAGAGGTTATTATTGGGCAAGGTTTGGATGGTTATGTGTTGGAAGTGAAAAATTATGGACCGCTTATTCCGTCCCCTATGGTAGCTAGTATATTTATGCCAGGGTTTTCAACGAAAGGGGAGGGGAGAGGTATGGGGCTTTATAATGTCCAAAAAATTGTTAATAAATATAGCGGCAATATCCACGTGATAAGCGATAACGAGGGCACATGCTTTCGGGTTGTGATCCCTCTAGGGCAATCTGGAAATCGCAGAATATAA
- a CDS encoding 3-isopropylmalate dehydratase small subunit translates to MMETVVKGKAFVFGKNVDTDQIYPGRFVELTDVQDVAKHAMEGADPNLVKEFKQGDIIVAGTNFGCGSSREHAAITLKAIGVGVILAESFGRIFYRNIINLGIPVLVCPEISSMVKKGDNVSIDIKSGQIRNETTGLTVKAQPMSEYVMDIINSGGIKPLIRKQMENQS, encoded by the coding sequence ATGATGGAAACAGTAGTTAAAGGTAAAGCTTTTGTCTTTGGTAAGAATGTTGATACAGATCAAATATATCCAGGGCGTTTCGTAGAATTGACAGATGTACAAGATGTGGCAAAGCATGCGATGGAGGGAGCAGATCCTAATCTAGTTAAGGAATTTAAGCAAGGTGATATCATTGTGGCTGGCACAAATTTTGGTTGTGGATCAAGTCGTGAACATGCTGCAATTACATTAAAAGCAATCGGTGTCGGCGTTATTCTGGCGGAATCTTTTGGGCGGATTTTTTATCGAAATATAATTAACTTAGGGATACCAGTATTGGTTTGTCCTGAGATCAGTAGCATGGTTAAAAAAGGCGATAATGTATCAATTGATATAAAGTCTGGACAGATTAGGAATGAAACGACAGGTCTCACAGTAAAAGCCCAGCCCATGTCTGAATATGTAATGGACATCATTAACAGTGGTGGTATAAAGCCTCTGATCAGAAAACAAATGGAAAATCAGAGCTGA
- a CDS encoding efflux RND transporter periplasmic adaptor subunit, with the protein MQLFKPFNCLKTIPKKKLSYVLAAAALCIASILFWKANSQPTAAVEMIPMVRTAVVSAAGGSKSYTYAGEVRGRYESQLAFQVAGKIIKRNVQLGSVVNAGDVLLQIDPRDLKQTVNSSSAQVYSAESQLKLAESNLQRYRQLYAENAISQAQLDQYENAYELAQAAVRQASAQYGQSSNQLDYSLLRADVSGVIAGINTETGQVVSAGQTVVTIVQNGEREMEISVPENRIEELSKASQLTVSFWALPNVKVSGKVREIAPMAASTTRTYQVRVSLLNPPPEVKLGMTAAVSLNSASDQNVHLIAIPLSVIYQTNDTPGVWVVTDSTVRLRPIQIVSLDNNQAQVRGLVAGEIIVTAGVHKLREGQQVRLPEGGQS; encoded by the coding sequence ATGCAATTATTTAAGCCATTCAATTGCTTAAAAACAATCCCCAAAAAGAAATTATCTTACGTTTTGGCAGCAGCCGCTTTATGCATTGCCAGTATTCTTTTCTGGAAAGCTAACAGCCAACCAACCGCCGCAGTTGAAATGATCCCCATGGTACGCACTGCTGTAGTCAGCGCTGCCGGGGGATCAAAGAGTTATACATATGCCGGGGAAGTGCGTGGGCGCTATGAAAGCCAGCTTGCCTTTCAGGTGGCCGGTAAAATCATTAAACGTAATGTACAGCTCGGCAGTGTTGTCAATGCCGGCGACGTTTTGCTTCAAATTGATCCCAGAGATCTTAAACAAACGGTTAACAGCAGTTCGGCGCAAGTCTACTCCGCCGAATCCCAGCTAAAGCTGGCGGAAAGCAACTTGCAGCGCTACCGGCAATTGTACGCCGAGAACGCCATCAGCCAGGCTCAGTTGGATCAGTACGAAAATGCGTATGAACTGGCTCAGGCTGCCGTGCGGCAGGCATCCGCCCAATACGGGCAAAGTTCCAACCAATTGGATTATAGCCTGCTCCGTGCAGATGTCTCCGGTGTCATTGCCGGCATCAACACGGAGACCGGGCAAGTAGTTAGCGCCGGCCAAACGGTAGTAACCATCGTCCAGAATGGTGAGCGCGAAATGGAAATCAGTGTGCCGGAAAACCGCATTGAAGAATTGAGTAAAGCTTCGCAGCTCACGGTGTCTTTCTGGGCGCTCCCCAATGTAAAAGTTAGTGGCAAAGTGCGTGAAATCGCACCCATGGCCGCTTCGACCACCCGAACTTACCAAGTGCGTGTCAGCTTGCTGAACCCGCCGCCGGAAGTTAAACTCGGCATGACGGCTGCCGTGTCTTTGAACAGTGCCAGCGATCAAAACGTCCATCTGATTGCCATTCCCCTATCTGTCATCTATCAAACCAACGATACACCCGGCGTTTGGGTGGTGACTGATTCTACCGTCCGTTTACGTCCAATTCAAATTGTCAGCCTTGACAACAACCAGGCACAGGTGAGGGGCCTGGTTGCCGGTGAAATCATTGTCACGGCCGGCGTGCACAAACTCCGTGAAGGGCAGCAGGTCCGGTTACCGGAGGGTGGCCAATCATGA
- a CDS encoding 3-isopropylmalate dehydratase large subunit: protein MHAIEKLLAKKAGKESVSTGEIVNCSVDLAGINDLYLQTVRSFFEMGGKKVYDPSKIIMFFDHYSPPSTIVQADNQKQFREFCWDQGIDLLMDIDQGVCHQVLADKGLVYPGEIVVVTDSHTTTHGSFGAFGTGVGATDLAIIMLTGKLWFRVPEIIRINLEGTVPKGVYAKDIILHVIGELGADYGVYKAVEFTGSVLSQLSISERMALCNMSTEMGAKTSYIQPDEITMEYLKAKVTGNYEIYTTDTGYQYAADHTFNVSSLKPQLAAPFSVDNVADITDFIDRKVDQAYLGSCTGGRVPDLAVAAKILAGKKIHPRTRFVVVPASKGVFLEAMKLGYIQTLVEAGATFVTPGCACCLGTHEGMIAAGETCITSTNRNFPGRMGHTKGEIFLGSPAAVAAAALEGKIVDPSQYID from the coding sequence ATGCACGCAATTGAAAAACTTCTAGCGAAAAAGGCGGGAAAAGAATCTGTTTCAACAGGCGAAATTGTAAACTGTAGTGTCGACCTTGCTGGTATCAATGATTTATATCTACAAACAGTACGTTCATTTTTTGAGATGGGTGGCAAAAAAGTGTATGACCCAAGTAAAATTATCATGTTTTTTGACCATTACTCGCCGCCGTCTACTATCGTACAAGCGGACAATCAAAAACAGTTTCGTGAATTTTGCTGGGATCAGGGTATTGATTTATTAATGGATATTGATCAAGGAGTATGTCATCAGGTTTTGGCGGATAAGGGCCTAGTGTATCCCGGAGAGATTGTTGTAGTAACAGACTCCCATACGACAACTCACGGTTCTTTTGGTGCTTTTGGAACAGGGGTGGGGGCTACTGATTTGGCTATTATTATGCTTACTGGGAAGCTTTGGTTTAGAGTCCCTGAAATCATTCGCATCAATCTTGAAGGGACAGTGCCTAAAGGAGTCTACGCTAAAGATATTATCTTGCATGTAATTGGTGAACTAGGAGCTGATTATGGAGTATACAAGGCAGTAGAATTTACAGGGTCTGTACTTTCACAGTTAAGCATTTCCGAACGGATGGCTTTGTGTAACATGTCTACAGAGATGGGGGCCAAAACAAGCTATATTCAGCCGGATGAAATAACCATGGAATATTTGAAAGCAAAAGTGACAGGCAATTACGAAATTTACACGACGGATACAGGGTATCAGTATGCCGCGGATCATACCTTTAATGTATCGAGTCTAAAACCACAATTAGCAGCGCCTTTCAGTGTTGATAATGTAGCAGATATAACGGATTTTATTGATAGAAAGGTAGATCAAGCGTATTTAGGATCATGTACTGGTGGACGTGTACCAGATTTGGCGGTAGCTGCTAAAATTTTAGCTGGCAAAAAGATTCATCCACGCACTCGTTTCGTTGTTGTTCCAGCATCCAAGGGAGTTTTTCTGGAAGCTATGAAACTGGGCTATATTCAGACTCTTGTTGAAGCAGGTGCTACTTTCGTCACTCCTGGCTGTGCCTGTTGTTTAGGTACTCATGAAGGTATGATTGCTGCAGGTGAAACCTGCATTACCTCTACGAATCGAAATTTTCCAGGGCGGATGGGCCACACAAAAGGAGAAATCTTTCTCGGATCACCAGCCGCAGTAGCCGCAGCTGCATTAGAAGGTAAAATTGTTGATCCGTCCCAATATATTGATTAA
- a CDS encoding TetR/AcrR family transcriptional regulator — protein sequence MARTPQDPQIRITEILDAADQLFFTKSYQGTTIKDIAKKMGVAQGMLYYYFKSKEEVLETLLDRHASALISEIKEITSLNTISPSEKMGLTVAAVLRKTSYKDGFLLNMLYDTQNLHIKDKLFRQLAVSLSPWLLNIIEEGTMNRDFCVSHAPTTVDYILVIMDFLSEALYEKTAADILSYRLRMAEALIEKALGAQEKTIHIILTGQV from the coding sequence ATGGCCAGAACTCCGCAAGATCCTCAAATTCGCATCACCGAAATTTTAGATGCTGCCGATCAGCTGTTCTTTACTAAAAGTTACCAGGGAACCACCATCAAAGATATCGCTAAGAAAATGGGCGTTGCCCAGGGAATGCTGTATTACTACTTTAAGTCAAAAGAAGAGGTATTAGAAACCTTGCTTGATCGCCATGCCTCTGCTCTTATTTCGGAAATCAAGGAGATAACTTCTTTAAACACCATTTCCCCGTCTGAAAAAATGGGCTTAACGGTAGCTGCCGTGTTACGTAAAACCAGTTATAAAGACGGGTTTCTGCTCAATATGCTATATGATACCCAGAACCTGCATATTAAAGACAAATTGTTTCGCCAACTTGCCGTCTCCCTCTCACCTTGGTTGTTGAATATCATTGAAGAAGGAACTATGAATCGGGATTTTTGCGTATCCCATGCTCCGACCACTGTGGATTACATCTTGGTGATCATGGACTTTTTAAGCGAAGCACTCTATGAAAAAACAGCTGCTGACATCTTGTCTTATCGCTTGAGAATGGCAGAAGCTCTTATTGAAAAAGCGCTGGGCGCACAAGAAAAAACAATCCATATCATACTAACCGGGCAAGTTTAA
- a CDS encoding sigma 54-interacting transcriptional regulator, translating to MSLIAFIAPDMSLFESARQLFKAHHNDIHIVKGLLHEGVAIATALCSKGTEIIISRGGTATAIRNSGLEVTVVEIPITGFDIIRTVEKAKLHGHTIGAVTFSSLLQETDCLSPILGVDIRLYPIDAEEEAETQVSQAFQDGVNVVIGGFITKQIAQKQGYPFELIGSGAEGILQAAQEAKRIAHARNLEKEKTSLFRAVLNYAYEGIISVDSQYRITFFNPIAEQITGISSSKATGKNIAKVWPELNLKQVMHMGKDDLAHILKINEVDVLCNKIAIVVNNTTVGAVVTFQDVAQIQQMEARVRRRIYDFGHIANYSFKNIESTSTELISTIEMAKDFALTHSSILIIGETGTGKEVFAQSIHNYSERHQGPFVAINCAALPSQILESELFGYVGGAFTGANPKGKPGLFEVAHGGTIFLDEIAEMEYVTQSKLLRIVQEKKVMRLGSDRVIPIDVRVIAATNKNLKNLVNENKFRADLYYRLNVLQLRIPPLRNRKEDIKLLAQFFLKEHQGIIKHHLKLAPSAIKALTEYTWPGNIRELQNIIERVIAVHKIETIDATIINRLLGDQQDNKDDHADILPNELEEIKKALALTKGKYAAAAKILGISRSTLWRKLKHFGISKTL from the coding sequence ATGTCCCTTATCGCATTTATCGCTCCAGACATGAGCTTGTTTGAAAGTGCTCGCCAATTATTTAAGGCTCATCATAACGATATACATATCGTGAAAGGATTACTCCACGAGGGCGTTGCTATTGCCACTGCTCTTTGTTCCAAAGGCACCGAGATTATCATCTCTCGCGGCGGTACTGCTACTGCCATCAGAAATTCAGGGCTGGAAGTTACGGTTGTCGAAATTCCCATAACAGGGTTTGATATTATTCGTACCGTTGAGAAAGCTAAGTTACACGGCCACACTATCGGAGCTGTTACCTTTTCTTCTTTACTCCAAGAAACCGATTGTTTGAGCCCTATCCTGGGAGTAGACATTCGGCTTTATCCGATTGATGCTGAAGAAGAGGCAGAGACCCAAGTATCTCAGGCTTTCCAAGATGGTGTGAACGTCGTTATTGGCGGATTTATTACAAAACAGATCGCCCAAAAACAGGGCTACCCTTTCGAATTAATTGGAAGTGGTGCGGAAGGAATCCTACAGGCAGCACAAGAAGCAAAACGAATTGCCCATGCACGTAATTTAGAAAAAGAAAAGACCAGCCTATTCCGGGCAGTCCTGAATTATGCCTATGAAGGGATCATCTCTGTTGACAGTCAGTATCGTATCACTTTTTTCAACCCCATTGCAGAGCAGATTACAGGCATTAGCAGCAGTAAGGCTACGGGTAAGAACATTGCTAAGGTTTGGCCTGAACTTAACCTGAAGCAAGTTATGCATATGGGAAAAGATGATTTAGCACACATTCTCAAAATTAATGAGGTTGACGTTCTTTGCAACAAAATCGCCATTGTCGTCAACAATACTACGGTAGGCGCTGTTGTCACATTTCAAGATGTAGCTCAAATTCAACAAATGGAAGCTCGGGTAAGACGTCGCATTTATGACTTCGGGCATATTGCAAATTATTCTTTCAAAAATATTGAGAGTACAAGTACAGAACTAATATCAACCATTGAAATGGCGAAGGATTTCGCCTTAACTCATTCCTCTATTTTAATTATTGGTGAAACAGGTACGGGCAAAGAGGTATTTGCCCAAAGTATTCACAATTACAGTGAACGTCACCAAGGTCCCTTTGTCGCTATTAACTGCGCTGCCCTCCCTAGTCAAATACTGGAGAGTGAATTATTTGGCTATGTAGGAGGAGCTTTTACTGGTGCTAATCCAAAAGGAAAACCTGGATTATTCGAAGTCGCCCATGGTGGTACCATTTTTCTCGATGAAATTGCCGAGATGGAGTATGTGACACAAAGTAAGCTACTACGTATTGTACAAGAGAAAAAAGTGATGAGACTCGGCAGTGACCGTGTCATTCCAATTGACGTTCGCGTTATTGCTGCCACGAATAAAAACCTGAAAAATCTCGTAAATGAAAATAAATTTAGAGCGGATTTATATTATCGCCTCAATGTTTTACAACTTAGAATTCCTCCCTTGCGGAATCGAAAAGAAGATATTAAATTACTAGCTCAATTCTTCTTAAAGGAACATCAAGGTATTATTAAACATCACTTAAAACTTGCTCCCTCCGCCATAAAAGCGCTTACTGAATATACGTGGCCTGGCAACATACGTGAATTGCAAAATATAATTGAACGAGTCATCGCCGTACATAAAATTGAAACGATTGATGCAACCATCATTAACCGATTACTTGGGGATCAACAAGACAATAAGGATGACCATGCTGATATACTACCTAATGAGTTAGAGGAAATCAAAAAAGCTCTCGCCCTGACGAAAGGAAAATATGCAGCAGCAGCAAAAATCCTTGGCATAAGTCGCTCTACTCTTTGGCGTAAGCTCAAGCATTTTGGTATAAGCAAGACGTTATGA
- a CDS encoding accessory gene regulator B family protein: MSGLGKVAVGVARYLEEELQLDARDTAAVRFGLETFLGTIINIAFIIGVAWWLGIVPYVLSALVSSSILRLVSGGAHCSTYLRCLLLGTIIMVCIGKAATILLVPHTLFFFVLAFVVAGSGYIIHKWVPADTVAKPVTSPAKKARYRKLSYLFIAVWAIALSVLTITSGEVTALILASVGGVGWQIVSITPTGYHFVATIETLIDKLN, translated from the coding sequence ATGAGTGGATTAGGAAAAGTTGCTGTAGGTGTGGCGCGCTATCTAGAAGAGGAATTGCAACTTGATGCCAGAGATACTGCGGCCGTAAGGTTTGGATTAGAAACATTTTTAGGAACGATTATAAATATTGCGTTTATAATTGGAGTTGCATGGTGGTTAGGAATTGTACCTTATGTTCTATCCGCATTAGTCTCGTCAAGTATCCTGCGGCTTGTTTCGGGAGGGGCACATTGTTCTACTTATCTTCGGTGTCTACTACTTGGAACGATCATTATGGTATGTATTGGTAAGGCTGCTACTATACTGCTAGTACCACACACGCTGTTTTTCTTCGTACTTGCTTTTGTAGTCGCTGGAAGTGGTTATATCATACATAAATGGGTGCCTGCTGATACAGTGGCAAAACCAGTTACTTCGCCTGCAAAAAAAGCAAGATATAGAAAACTTTCTTACCTTTTTATTGCTGTTTGGGCAATTGCTTTGAGCGTACTAACGATTACCAGTGGTGAAGTTACTGCGTTAATCTTGGCAAGTGTAGGAGGGGTTGGTTGGCAAATCGTTAGCATTACTCCAACTGGATATCATTTTGTTGCCACGATAGAGACGCTAATTGACAAGCTAAATTGA